A segment of the Halovivax limisalsi genome:
CTGCGGCCTCGTCGAGCGCGGTAACGATTCGGCGCAGCGTCGAGAGGCGCGGGTCGACGTCGCCGCCCTCGATGCGGGCGATCAACGGCTGGGAGACGTTCGCTCGCTCGGCGAGTTCGCTCTGGGTCAACTCGAGGTCCGTCCGTCGCTGCCGGAGGTCGGCGGGCGTAGGTAGCTCCATACGGGGAGATAACCACGGGTTATAGAAAGGTGTTTGGGTCGGCTGCGACGGCAGGACCGCCTGAACGGAAGTCGCGGTGCGACCACTCGCGGGTCGTCGGGCGGAAACCGCGCGATCACTGCCACCCCATCCGCCGGTCGGACTCGCTGGAGCATCGGTGGCTCGGCCGGCCGACGGGCAGGTGATCGGGTCGATGCTGGCATCGATCGACCGCGACGTTGTCCCACAGGATAACCAGTGGACCCGTTACGGAGTGGCGGTTCGATCAGGCCTCGTCTTCCGGCTCTTCGAACACCTCGACGACGTCGAGCGGAACGTCCCTGAGCGCACCGCCGACCTCGCTCTTTGCGATGCGGGAGGCGTGTTCCTCGCTGTCGGCGTTGAAGACGTCCATCTCGAGCGCGAGCCCGACGAGCGCGGTCTCGGCCGCGATGAACGCCGAATCGAACGGTTCGCCACACGCCGGACACCCCGTCGCGCCGACCTCCACCTCCACGTACTCCATTCCTTCCTCATTCAGCCGTCGACCGGCTTCGCTGACTGCGACGCCGATGGCGTCGTCGACACCCGCTACGTCCCGAACGAGCCAGGCGGCTTCCATCGCCACGAGGTAGTTGCTCATGTACGCGAAATCGGGCCGGCGGGTGACGTTCTTTGCGGTTTCCATCGCCCAGTGTGGCCGAGAGATCCCGGAACCGACCGACCTGGCCGCACTCTCCGATCCGTTCCGCACCGGCGCCCGCTGCCGCGCCCGGCGGTACGGGGTCGACCGATGCGGACGTGAGCGAAACGATGCCCATACGTTACAGAAATTGAGCGGGTACGCCCTCACCTGCATAGACCGACATCGGTGACCGGACTGGTTTAGTTGGACCGAACACAACCGTAGTTGAATCGCCGGACTGCGCCGGGGCGGATTCCGAATGAAGAATCGGGCGGGATCGATCCGAGCAACAATGCTTATATACTCCCTGCTGCTCTGAGCCGACTACGCCGATGAAAGATCGCGTCTACCGATCGACGCTGTTCGCGCTGTACCAGAGTGCCATCATGCTCGGCATCATGCTGATGCCAGTAGCACTCGCCTCGAAGCAACTGGGGATCACGGTTCCTCTTCACCGACTGCTCGGACGCGTCGAAACCGCGTACGAAAACGCCGTGTAAACTACCCCACCCTACTCCCTCGGCGCTACGCGCCTCGGTCCTTGAGG
Coding sequences within it:
- a CDS encoding DUF555 domain-containing protein, with translation MSNYLVAMEAAWLVRDVAGVDDAIGVAVSEAGRRLNEEGMEYVEVEVGATGCPACGEPFDSAFIAAETALVGLALEMDVFNADSEEHASRIAKSEVGGALRDVPLDVVEVFEEPEDEA